The DNA region CTTGAATACCAGGATATCCCCTGTCTTTCACCCGACCAGATCAGCACCTTATCCGATTATGCCTTGAGATTGGAGGCCCATTATAAAAGCCCTCAGGATATTGAATGGGCACTGGACCAGAGCGGTCATCTTCTCATCCTTCAATCCCGTCCCCTCCATCTTTGGTCTCCGGAAAAAGGTCCTAAGTCCATCCCATTGATCCCTGATTATCCCCTATTAGTGGAAGATGGGGCCATCGTCTTTCCCGGAATCGGGTCCGGGCCGGCCTTTCAGGTCCAATCAGAAGAAGACCTGGTCCATTTCCCTGATGGCGCCATCTTAGTAGCCAAACACTCCTCTCCCCAGTTTGTGATTGTCATGAAAAAGGCCCGGGCTATCCTGACCGATCTGGGAAGCGTCACCGGCCACATGGCTTCTCTGGCCAGGGAATTTGCCGTGCCCTGTATTCTGGACACCAAGACAGCAACCTCCAGCATACCCAGCGGGATGGAAATTACCGTCGATGCCTATTCCGGGAGGGTTTATCAGGGAAAGGTCCCCGAGCTGTTGTCGTTTCAGAAGACCCCGGAATCCCCCATGAAAGAAACCCCGGTCTATCAATCCCTGCGCCGAATAGCCGACCTGATTGTGCCCTTATATTTGACTGACCCCAAGGCCCCTAACTTTACCCCGGAGTTTTGTCAGACCCTCCATGATATCGGAAGGCTGGTCCACGAACGTTCCTATTCGGAGATGTTTCAGCTCAGTGACCTGGTCTCGGGGAAAGAGGGGTTTGCCTTCAAACTGGATGCGATGATCCCTTTGGATCTTCATGTCATTGACCTGGGAGGGGGCTTGAGCAGCAGGCGGGAACAGGAGATTTTAAAAAAAGTTGCGGTCCAGGACATCGTCTCCGTGCCTTTTAAGGCCCTGTTGCGGGGAATGACCCTGGAGGTCTTTCAGTACCCTCAAATAAGGCCGGTGAGTTTTTCCGGATTTTTTTCGGTGATGCGAGAACAGATGATGGCCCCGCCCCAGGCCGGCAACGAACGCTTTGGAGATCGCAGCTATGCTATTATTTCCGATAAATATCTCAATTTCAGTTCCCGGGTGGGCTACCACTACAGCGTCCTGGATTCCTATTGCGGCCCTTCGGTCAATATGAATTACATTACCTTTTCTTTCAAGGGAGGGGCGGCTGATGACACCCGACGTAACCGCCGCGTCCGGGCCATTGCCCTGATCCTGCAACATCTGGATTTTGTCGTTGAAGTCAACGGAGATCGGGTCGATGCCCGCTTCCAAAAATATGAATGTCCCCTGATCGAAGAAAAATTAGACCAGGTCGGCCGATTGCTTTTATATACCCGGCAAATGGATATGCTGATGCATAGTGAGGCCAGTGTGGAAGCCCTGGCTAAAAACTTCCTGGCCGGCAATTACACCCTGGATCAGCCGGTTTAATACGAAAATAACGTTCAGCGTTCGGCGAAACCTATTTTCATGTTTCGTGGTGCCACACCCTAAGCGTGGCATGAGGGTTTAATACGACTTTTACAATGGATTAGATATGGAAAGTTTCTATTGGATTTTTCCTGTTTCCGGAGTTAAAACCTATCTATTCATCCCGCCCCTGGTGGCCCTGATCGTTTCTTTTTTTACCTCCATGGGCGGGGTGTCCGGGGCTTTTCTGCTTTTACCCTTTCAAGTCAGTTTTTTGAATTTTACCAGC from Deltaproteobacteria bacterium includes:
- a CDS encoding phosphoenolpyruvate synthase; the encoded protein is MIKRLNLFNKWKSRSKVPSKDYLALLFRFKYSSFKMLIDSNTQFLKVISDMEEKLRGRDVFGMSYVRTQSARAIFHVLRMVKNLDDLSNHRYGQLFEVLEQIKQKIQTELGQKKEPPAIEPTLPYSRINKEMVDWVGGKNANLGEIHSQLKLPIPEGFAITTSAFTFFLSHNDLFEEINNKKMKIDPTNPETINQASREIQDLILSAPIPDPLGQAIHLAYDQMVQKMEPAGSNVRSPRIAMRSSAIGEDSELSFAGQYRSLLNVTPDQLIDAYKQVVASLYTPRAISYRLNKGIRDEDIAMGVACIEMIDSLASGVIYTRHPVNLFEDNITITAVWGLGPYAVEGRITPDAYTVAKDRSFNILVTAISHKAVQLINGPDGGTIEIAVPLEYQDIPCLSPDQISTLSDYALRLEAHYKSPQDIEWALDQSGHLLILQSRPLHLWSPEKGPKSIPLIPDYPLLVEDGAIVFPGIGSGPAFQVQSEEDLVHFPDGAILVAKHSSPQFVIVMKKARAILTDLGSVTGHMASLAREFAVPCILDTKTATSSIPSGMEITVDAYSGRVYQGKVPELLSFQKTPESPMKETPVYQSLRRIADLIVPLYLTDPKAPNFTPEFCQTLHDIGRLVHERSYSEMFQLSDLVSGKEGFAFKLDAMIPLDLHVIDLGGGLSSRREQEILKKVAVQDIVSVPFKALLRGMTLEVFQYPQIRPVSFSGFFSVMREQMMAPPQAGNERFGDRSYAIISDKYLNFSSRVGYHYSVLDSYCGPSVNMNYITFSFKGGAADDTRRNRRVRAIALILQHLDFVVEVNGDRVDARFQKYECPLIEEKLDQVGRLLLYTRQMDMLMHSEASVEALAKNFLAGNYTLDQPV